One genomic segment of Sminthopsis crassicaudata isolate SCR6 chromosome 2, ASM4859323v1, whole genome shotgun sequence includes these proteins:
- the LZTS1 gene encoding leucine zipper putative tumor suppressor 1, translated as MGSVSSLISGHSFQGKHCRASQYKLRKSSHLKKLNRYSDGLLRFGFSQDSGHGKSSSKLGKSEDFFYIKVSQKARGSHRTDYTSLNSGEMGGQAGMDFGTPPKLMPFSNQLELGSEKNIARPTAFKPVLPRSGAILHSSPPENASRQLHPTPVDKGKEQELKPALCSGALSDSGRNSMSSLPTHSTSSSYQLDPLVTPVGPINRFGGSAHNITQGTTLQDSNMMSLKALSFSDGGNKIGNPSKADKAACIRSPLSTDECTIQELEQKLLEREGELQKLQCSLEEKELASSQAYEEKQRRCQEELDGLKQKCSSKLRQASQKSQRTQQALQLQVLQLQQEKKQLRGELENLMKEQDLLETKLRSYEKEKTNFAPALEETQWEVCQKSGEISLLKQQLKESQTEVNAKASEILSLKAQLKDTRGKLEGMELKTQDLESALRTKSLELEVCENELQRKKNEAELLREKVNLLEQELLELRTEAGLLRQERGRRGDAEWDGAPPGAAGSEDIPALQRELERLRAELKEQRQGHDQMSSGFQHERLVWREEKEKVIHYQKQLQQSYLAMYQRNQRLEKALQQLSRGEGGAEPLELDIQGPDVPYEDIIATEI; from the exons ATGGGCAGCGTCAGCAGCCTCATCTCGGGCCACAGCTTCCAGGGCAAGCACTGCCGGGCCTCTCAGTACAAGCTTCGTAAGTCCTCCCATCTGAAGAAACTCAACAGATATTCAGATGGGTTGCTGAGATTTGGCTTCTCCCAGGACTCCGGACATGGCAAATCAAGTTCTAAATTAGGCAAGAGTGAGGATTTCTTCTACATCAAGGTCAGTCAGAAAGCCCGGGGCTCCCACCGAACAGACTACACTTCGTTGAACAGCGGGGAGATGGGAGGCCAAGCTGGAATGGACTTTGGCACGCCCCCGAAACTTATGCCTTTCTCCAATCAGCTGGAACTG GGCTCAGAAAAGAACATTGCAAGACCAACGGCGTTCAAGCCCGTGTTGCCCCGGTCAGGGGCCATTCTCCACTCGTCTCCCCCAGAAAACGCCAGCCGCCAACTTCACCCGACTCCTGTGGACAAAGGCAAGGAGCAGGAGCTGAAACCGGCCCTGTGCTCGGGGGCTCTGTCCGACTCGGGCAGGAACTCTATGTCCAGCCTCCCCACTCACAGCACCAGCAGCAGCTACCAGCTGGACCCCTTGGTGACCCCCGTGGGGCCCATCAACCGCTTCGGGGGCTCCGCCCACAACATCACCCAGGGGACCACGCTTCAGGACAGCAACATGATGAGCCTGAAGGCTCTGTCCTTTTCCGATGGAGGCAACAAGATTGGCAACCCGAGCAAGGCGGACAAGGCGGCCTGCATCCGCTCGCCCCTCTCCACGGATGAGTGTACCATCCAGGAGCTGGAGCAGAAGCTgctggagagagagggggagctGCAGAAGCTGCAGTGCAGCTTGGAGGAGAAGGAGCTGGCCTCCAGCCAGGCCTACGAGGAGAAGCAGCGGCGCTGCCAGGAGGAGCTGGACGGGCTGAAGCAGAAGTGCAGCAGCAAGCTGAGGCAGGCCTCCCAGAAGAGCCAACGCACGCAGCAGGCTCTGCAGCTCCAAGTGCTCCAGCTGCAGCAGGAGAAGAAGCAGCTGCGCGGAGAACTGGAAAATCTCATGAAGGAGCAAGACTTACTGGAGACCAAGCTGAGGTCTTATGAGAAGGAGAAGACCAACTTCGCGCCTGCCCTGGAGGAGACCCAGTGGGAG GTGTGCCAGAAGTCTGGTGAGATCTCCCTCCTGAAGCAGCAGCTGAAGGAGTCCCAGACCGAGGTCAATGCCAAGGCCAGCGAGATCCTCAGCCTTAAGGCTCAACTGAAGGACACTCGGGGAAAGCTCGAAGGGATGGAGCTGAAGACCCAAGACCTGGAAAGCGCCTTACGGACCAAGAGCCTCGAGCTGGAGGTGTGCGAGAACGAACTGCAGCGCAAAAAGAATGAGGCGGAGCTGCTGCGGGAGAAGGTTAACCTGCTGGAGCAGGAGCTCCTGGAGCTGCGGACAGAGGCGGGTCTCCTCCGCCAGGAGCGCGGCCGCAGGGGAGACGCGGAGTGGGACGGCGCCCCGCCAGGGGCCGCTGGCTCCGAGGACATCCCTGCCTTGCAGAGGGAGCTGGAGAGGCTTCGGGCCGAACTGAAGGAGCAACGACAGGGCCACGACCAGATGTCCTCCGGCTTCCAGCACGAGCGGCTGGtgtggagggaggagaaggagaaggtgaTCCACTATCAGAAGCAGCTGCAGCAGAGCTACCTGGCCATGTACCAACGCAACCAGAGGCTGGAGAAGGCCCTGCAGCAGCTGTCCAGGGGGGAAGGGGGTGCCGAGCCCTTGGAGCTTGACATCCAGGGGCCTGATGTCCCTTATGAGGATATCATTGCCACTGAGATCTGA